The Hydrogenobacter sp. T-2 region GAGATTTATAGGGACCTCTAACTGAATTTCCCTTGGTAGGTCTACAACCTTTCCTCTAAAGTTCTCCTTGTCTAATTCAAGCCAAGGTGGTATGCTTCTTGGGTCTATGTTTTGCAGGTTTTCCAGGATCTGTGGTATGTCTCTTGAAGAAGGTTTTAACTCTATTATGTCTCCCACCTCAACCCTGTAAGAGGGTATGTCCACTTTTCTACCGTTTACCAAAAAGTGTCCGTGCACTATCCACTGCCTTGCCTGTCTTCTGGTACTAGCAAAACCCAACCTGTAGACCACATTATCAAGCCTTCTTTCCAGTAGCTGAAGAAGCACTTGTCCAGTGTTTCCTTTGGAGCGAGATGCTTCATCAAAGTATCTCTTGAACTGTTTTTCCCTTAGACCTCCGTAGAGGAATTTAAGTTTTTGCTTTTCCATAAGCCTTATGCCGTATTCTGTGAGCTTTTTTCTTCTACCTTTTATCCTTCCATGCTGACCGGGTGGAAAGTTCCTTCTGGCTAAGGTTTTTGGTGCGCTCTTTTTGCCTGAAACAACCGCACCGAGTTTTCTGTCAATCTTTACCTGAGGTCCTATATACCTACCCATGCCTTAAACCCTCCTCTTGGCTGGTGGTCTGCATCCGTTGTGGGGTATGGGTGTTATATCCCTTATTGACTTTATCTTTATACCAGCGGCGTATATGGCTCTCAGTGCGGACTCTCTTCCTGCACCTGCTCCTTTTACCCTAACCTCCGCTTCCTGAAGTCCATACTCCTGCACCGCTCTTTTTGCTGCCTTTTGTGCTGCAAGCTGTGCTGCGTAGGGCGTGCTCTTTCTTGTTCCCTTAAAACCTACAG contains the following coding sequences:
- the rpsK gene encoding 30S ribosomal protein S11, producing the protein MARRQQQPKKQKKTVTEGIVHILSTFNNTIVSITDKQGNLLVWESGGTVGFKGTRKSTPYAAQLAAQKAAKRAVQEYGLQEAEVRVKGAGAGRESALRAIYAAGIKIKSIRDITPIPHNGCRPPAKRRV
- the rpsD gene encoding 30S ribosomal protein S4; this translates as MGRYIGPQVKIDRKLGAVVSGKKSAPKTLARRNFPPGQHGRIKGRRKKLTEYGIRLMEKQKLKFLYGGLREKQFKRYFDEASRSKGNTGQVLLQLLERRLDNVVYRLGFASTRRQARQWIVHGHFLVNGRKVDIPSYRVEVGDIIELKPSSRDIPQILENLQNIDPRSIPPWLELDKENFRGKVVDLPREIQLEVPINLQYIIEFYSRV